A region from the Algoriphagus machipongonensis genome encodes:
- a CDS encoding carbon starvation CstA family protein, whose product MSLPLLLLASGIILFLAYKVYGSYVYKKFGLSDENPAPSHEFKDGVDYEPSKPIVVLGHHFASIAGAGPIVGPIIAVTFGWIPAIIWILIGGIFFGAVHDLGSMAASLKTEGKSIGVIIRKQIGPKGKQLFIIFSFSTLILVIGVFADIIAKTFVSNPGVASASISFIFLAISFGAVSKWVGNKKIAFAFLTVIGVVLMYFFVYVGMQFPIILDYKIWILALLGYAFIASVTPVSLLLQPRDYLNSFLLYGMILAAVLGIFIANPEVKMGNEIIASSESLGYIFPVLFITIACGAISGFHSLVASGTTSKQLDKPSDAKVVGFGGMLIESFLAIISVSAVIVLDRGDYLSQLTSEGPVALFSTGLGGMISSLGISEQFATAFVALTVSAFALTTLDTCTRLARFTLQEYFEDLPQPAAKKVASNRFLSTGIVVGLSILLLVSGEFTTLWPIFGSANQLLAALALLTIAVWMIREKINAWFVTIPMFFMFTVTLASLGLFAWRNFQDGIYVLSIIAAALFVLAISLMVLATRSLKSEIKEPAEAL is encoded by the coding sequence ATGAGCCTTCCTTTATTATTACTTGCCTCCGGAATCATATTATTCCTAGCCTACAAAGTTTATGGATCATACGTATATAAAAAATTTGGGTTATCGGACGAAAATCCAGCTCCATCTCATGAATTTAAGGATGGAGTAGATTACGAGCCAAGTAAACCCATAGTAGTTTTAGGCCATCATTTTGCCTCAATTGCAGGTGCTGGGCCTATTGTAGGCCCCATAATCGCTGTAACTTTTGGTTGGATCCCAGCAATTATCTGGATTTTAATAGGAGGAATTTTCTTTGGAGCTGTTCACGATTTGGGCAGCATGGCAGCATCTCTGAAGACCGAAGGAAAATCTATTGGTGTCATCATCAGAAAACAAATTGGCCCAAAAGGGAAGCAATTATTTATCATTTTTAGTTTTTCCACCTTAATACTGGTCATAGGTGTTTTTGCTGACATTATTGCCAAAACTTTCGTTAGCAACCCTGGAGTAGCCTCGGCATCCATTTCATTTATTTTCTTGGCCATCTCTTTTGGAGCGGTAAGCAAATGGGTAGGCAATAAAAAGATAGCTTTTGCCTTCCTTACGGTTATTGGCGTCGTGCTGATGTATTTCTTTGTCTATGTAGGAATGCAATTTCCTATTATTTTAGATTATAAAATCTGGATTCTAGCCTTATTGGGTTATGCATTTATCGCTTCAGTCACCCCAGTAAGCCTACTTTTACAACCAAGAGATTATTTAAATAGCTTTTTATTATATGGAATGATCCTCGCTGCAGTTTTGGGGATTTTCATTGCCAATCCCGAAGTAAAAATGGGAAATGAAATTATCGCTTCCTCAGAGAGCCTTGGCTATATATTCCCTGTTTTGTTTATCACCATTGCCTGTGGTGCTATTAGCGGATTTCATTCTTTAGTAGCTTCTGGAACCACTTCAAAACAACTTGATAAGCCCAGTGATGCAAAAGTTGTAGGTTTTGGGGGAATGCTAATCGAATCATTTCTTGCAATCATTTCGGTCAGTGCAGTGATAGTGCTGGATCGGGGTGATTACCTTTCTCAGTTGACCAGTGAAGGACCTGTTGCTTTATTTTCCACAGGTTTAGGTGGAATGATTTCATCTTTGGGGATCTCCGAGCAGTTTGCAACAGCATTTGTCGCATTAACTGTTTCAGCATTTGCTTTGACAACCTTAGATACTTGTACTCGCCTGGCTCGATTTACCTTGCAAGAATATTTTGAGGATTTACCTCAACCAGCGGCAAAAAAAGTCGCAAGCAACCGATTCTTATCTACAGGTATTGTGGTTGGACTATCCATCTTACTTCTGGTTTCTGGAGAATTCACGACCCTTTGGCCAATTTTCGGCTCCGCCAATCAATTATTGGCAGCCTTGGCCTTGTTGACAATTGCTGTTTGGATGATTCGTGAAAAAATAAATGCATGGTTTGTGACCATCCCCATGTTTTTCATGTTTACCGTCACCTTAGCTTCCTTGGGTTTATTCGCTTGGCGAAATTTCCAAGATGGCATCTATGTGCTTTCCATCATTGCAGCCGCCTTATTTGTATTGGCAATCTCTTTGATGGTTTTAGCCACAAGAAGTTTAAAAAGTGAAATCAAAGAGCCAGCTGAGGCCCTTTGA
- a CDS encoding phosphatase PAP2 family protein yields MKNKIYLIYTCLIAILMACNKDLPTELAYDSYNYASLDQNGGTWKPILLSSGSEIKIDEPTSTNSAEYQQELEMVKSGIENMSSQQEKNLKKWTNNPVVRWNEIALELIAKYNLIPGPNPDGSYTLPNPSNPDGPPVFPFSHPPYASRALAYMSVAQYDGLITAWNYKFQYNREAPYVIDPSIKHAYEDNELPSYPSDGAVVAAASKTVLKAMFPLEGEYLDRKEMEHLETLLLSGEYVQSDLDAGVKIGNEIAAKALERASTDGMKNAQTSKAVSDSLANAAFERFGWKWINQEAPQRPVGLTPLFGQVKMWNVPNVEATRPPIPPAPGSPEYEEDVILLKEYAAQQSVTHRRIANFWQDGLGTYTPPGHWNEFANRFIVEKKMNTLRSARTMAYLNMAVMDAGISCWDAKYYYHYPRPIQTIEGFETIAGTPNFPSYTSGHSVFSAAASEVLAYIFPDKAETVRAWAEEAAISRVYGGIHWTFDATVGTTQGVNVAQYSIEKAKEDGADF; encoded by the coding sequence ATGAAAAATAAAATTTACCTAATATATACGTGTTTGATTGCTATTTTAATGGCTTGTAACAAAGATCTACCTACAGAATTGGCCTATGATTCTTATAACTATGCCTCTTTAGATCAAAATGGAGGGACTTGGAAGCCTATTCTTCTATCCAGTGGATCAGAAATAAAAATAGACGAACCTACTTCTACTAATTCTGCTGAATATCAACAAGAATTAGAAATGGTAAAGTCTGGAATAGAAAACATGAGTTCTCAACAAGAGAAGAACTTGAAAAAATGGACCAATAACCCTGTGGTAAGGTGGAATGAAATTGCATTGGAACTGATCGCAAAATATAACTTGATTCCCGGCCCAAATCCAGATGGTTCCTACACCTTGCCAAATCCAAGTAATCCCGATGGACCTCCAGTTTTTCCATTTTCTCATCCTCCCTATGCAAGCCGTGCTTTAGCCTATATGTCTGTGGCCCAGTATGACGGTTTGATTACGGCGTGGAACTACAAGTTTCAATACAACAGAGAAGCTCCTTATGTTATTGATCCGAGTATTAAACATGCCTATGAAGATAATGAATTGCCTTCCTACCCTTCAGATGGGGCAGTTGTGGCTGCAGCCTCTAAAACTGTTTTGAAAGCGATGTTTCCATTGGAAGGTGAATACCTCGATCGTAAGGAAATGGAGCATTTAGAGACACTTTTGCTTTCAGGTGAGTATGTTCAGAGCGATTTGGATGCAGGAGTTAAAATAGGAAATGAAATTGCGGCAAAAGCTTTGGAAAGGGCCTCAACCGACGGGATGAAAAATGCTCAAACTTCAAAAGCTGTTTCAGATTCATTGGCGAATGCTGCCTTTGAAAGATTTGGCTGGAAATGGATAAACCAAGAGGCACCTCAAAGACCGGTAGGGTTAACTCCTCTTTTTGGGCAAGTGAAAATGTGGAATGTGCCCAATGTTGAGGCAACGAGACCACCAATACCTCCGGCTCCGGGTTCCCCTGAATATGAGGAGGATGTGATACTTTTAAAAGAGTATGCTGCTCAACAAAGTGTTACCCATAGACGAATAGCCAATTTTTGGCAGGATGGTTTAGGAACATATACTCCACCAGGGCACTGGAATGAATTTGCCAACCGCTTTATTGTTGAAAAGAAAATGAATACACTAAGGTCTGCTAGAACCATGGCCTATTTGAATATGGCTGTTATGGATGCTGGCATCAGTTGCTGGGACGCGAAGTATTATTATCATTACCCAAGACCTATCCAGACTATTGAAGGTTTTGAAACAATCGCGGGTACACCAAATTTCCCTTCCTATACTTCTGGCCATTCCGTGTTTTCGGCTGCTGCATCTGAAGTATTAGCTTATATATTCCCTGATAAAGCTGAAACTGTAAGGGCTTGGGCTGAAGAAGCTGCAATTTCTAGAGTTTATGGAGGTATCCATTGGACATTTGACGCAACTGTTGGAACTACTCAAGGCGTCAATGTAGCCCAATATTCAATCGAAAAAGCAAAAGAGGACGGAGCCGACTTTTAA
- the infB gene encoding translation initiation factor IF-2 gives MSEEKMMRLGQIARKLNVGTATIVESMAKKGFEVENNPNSKISMEQVEMLRKEFKSSALDKEEASHLSIGKRHEPISMETEEPKQEKAPEPEPAAPVETPKPEPAPAPAPKPAPEPEPEPTPKKEEPKPEEKPETPAPAATSESKKEPESDKIETEAPQLGGIKVLGKIDLSKNPAPNQKHGGHRKHGDHKKGKQNKPGQDQKKPAAQQKQNPPKQQQAPAKPEPKKETPPAPSKEQEKKPSEVISAKADSLKGLTVLGKIELPQDKPKKKGGPVASSDERGRDKKRPRKRIDKGGGGRGGQGQGGNRGNNRGGNNRGGQNRVQKAEPTQKEIQDQIKQTLARLQGNKPGSGKSKSRRDKKAERERDTEVQSEETKLLKVTEFISANDLAALLDVSVNEIISTCMSLGMFVSINQRLDAEAITIIADEFGYEVEFTKSIEDEIVEEVEDDPEDLIERAPIVTIMGHVDHGKTSLLDYIRTSKVTADEAGGITQHIGAYDVKTKTGHKIAFLDTPGHEAFTAMRARGAKITDVAIIVIAADDSIMPQTKEAINHAQVAGVPMIFAINKIDRPNANPNKIKEELANMNLLIEEWGGKYQSQELSAKTGEGVDDLLEKVLLEAEVLELKANPEKNASGTVIEASLDKGRGYVTTVMVQSGTLKIGDIILAGKHYGRVKAMFDHKSKKLKTAGPSTPVLLLGLNGAPQAGDIIKVYDSEREAREIANSREQIQREQSLRTKKHITLDEIGRRLAIGSFKELNIIIKGDVDGSVEALSDSLLKLSKDEVKVSIIHKGVGQISESDVLLASASDAIILGFQVRPSSNAKKLAEQEEIEIRHYSIIYDAINQIKDAIEGMLEPEFEEVITGNIQVREVFKISKIGTVAGSYVLDGYITRKNKIRVIRDGIVIHEGEIDQLKRFKDDVAEVKAGYECGISIKNFNNIEIDDTIEGYEMREIKRKK, from the coding sequence ATGTCAGAAGAAAAAATGATGCGATTAGGCCAGATAGCCAGAAAGCTCAACGTGGGAACGGCGACCATCGTAGAGTCCATGGCTAAAAAAGGCTTTGAGGTGGAGAATAATCCGAATTCCAAGATCAGTATGGAACAAGTAGAGATGCTGAGAAAGGAATTCAAATCTTCTGCCCTCGATAAAGAAGAGGCTTCCCACCTCTCTATAGGGAAGCGCCATGAGCCTATATCGATGGAGACAGAGGAGCCTAAGCAAGAAAAGGCCCCAGAGCCAGAGCCTGCTGCTCCTGTGGAGACTCCTAAACCTGAGCCAGCTCCAGCTCCAGCTCCAAAACCGGCTCCAGAACCAGAGCCAGAGCCAACGCCGAAAAAAGAGGAGCCTAAGCCAGAGGAAAAACCGGAAACTCCGGCTCCTGCTGCTACTTCTGAATCTAAGAAAGAACCTGAATCTGATAAAATAGAGACAGAAGCCCCTCAATTGGGAGGTATTAAAGTTCTTGGTAAAATTGATTTGAGTAAAAATCCTGCGCCCAATCAAAAGCATGGTGGCCATAGAAAACATGGCGACCATAAGAAGGGTAAGCAGAATAAGCCAGGTCAAGACCAAAAGAAACCTGCTGCTCAACAGAAGCAAAATCCGCCGAAACAACAACAAGCTCCTGCCAAGCCAGAGCCTAAAAAAGAAACTCCTCCTGCTCCAAGTAAAGAGCAAGAGAAAAAGCCTAGTGAGGTAATTTCTGCAAAAGCAGATTCCCTTAAAGGTTTGACAGTACTTGGTAAGATAGAATTGCCTCAAGACAAACCTAAAAAGAAAGGTGGTCCTGTAGCTTCTTCTGACGAACGAGGAAGAGATAAAAAGAGACCTCGAAAGAGAATTGACAAGGGCGGCGGAGGCCGTGGAGGTCAAGGCCAAGGTGGAAACCGAGGCAATAACAGAGGCGGCAATAATAGAGGCGGCCAAAACAGAGTTCAAAAAGCTGAGCCTACTCAGAAGGAAATTCAAGATCAAATCAAGCAAACGCTTGCTAGACTTCAAGGAAATAAGCCAGGAAGTGGTAAATCCAAGTCTAGAAGAGATAAAAAAGCAGAGAGAGAAAGAGATACAGAAGTACAGAGCGAAGAAACTAAGTTATTAAAAGTAACAGAATTTATTTCTGCAAATGACTTAGCGGCTCTTTTAGATGTTTCAGTAAATGAAATTATCTCTACATGTATGTCTCTTGGTATGTTCGTTTCGATCAACCAAAGATTGGATGCCGAAGCAATTACGATCATCGCTGATGAATTTGGGTATGAAGTAGAATTCACCAAGTCTATTGAAGATGAAATTGTAGAAGAGGTTGAAGATGATCCAGAAGATTTGATCGAAAGAGCCCCTATCGTTACGATCATGGGACACGTCGATCATGGTAAAACTTCTCTTTTGGATTACATCAGAACTTCCAAAGTCACTGCTGATGAGGCAGGGGGAATCACACAGCACATCGGTGCTTATGATGTGAAGACCAAGACAGGACATAAAATCGCGTTTTTGGATACTCCAGGACACGAAGCCTTTACTGCGATGAGAGCGAGAGGTGCGAAAATCACGGATGTTGCGATTATCGTAATTGCTGCAGATGATAGCATCATGCCTCAAACAAAAGAAGCCATCAACCACGCACAAGTTGCTGGGGTACCGATGATCTTCGCGATTAACAAAATTGATAGGCCAAACGCTAATCCTAATAAGATCAAGGAAGAGTTGGCAAATATGAACCTGCTTATTGAAGAATGGGGAGGTAAATACCAGTCTCAAGAACTTTCTGCCAAAACTGGTGAAGGTGTTGATGATCTTTTGGAGAAAGTACTTTTGGAAGCAGAGGTATTAGAACTAAAAGCGAATCCTGAGAAAAATGCTTCTGGAACAGTGATAGAAGCTTCTTTGGACAAAGGGCGTGGTTATGTGACCACTGTCATGGTTCAAAGCGGTACATTGAAAATTGGAGATATTATCTTGGCAGGTAAGCATTATGGTCGTGTCAAAGCGATGTTTGACCATAAGAGCAAGAAACTTAAAACTGCTGGACCATCCACACCAGTTCTATTATTAGGATTGAATGGAGCACCACAAGCAGGAGATATTATCAAGGTTTACGATTCTGAGAGAGAAGCTCGAGAAATTGCAAACTCAAGAGAGCAGATCCAGAGAGAGCAAAGTTTAAGAACCAAGAAACACATTACGTTGGATGAGATTGGTCGTCGATTGGCGATTGGTTCTTTCAAGGAATTGAATATTATCATCAAAGGTGACGTGGATGGATCTGTAGAAGCCCTTTCTGATTCCTTGCTGAAACTTTCGAAAGATGAAGTGAAGGTGAGCATTATCCACAAAGGGGTAGGTCAGATTTCAGAGTCTGATGTATTGTTAGCTTCTGCTTCAGATGCAATTATCCTTGGATTCCAGGTAAGACCTTCTTCTAACGCCAAGAAATTGGCAGAGCAGGAAGAAATTGAGATCAGACATTACTCAATTATCTACGATGCGATTAATCAGATCAAGGATGCAATCGAAGGTATGCTTGAGCCAGAATTTGAAGAAGTTATCACTGGTAACATTCAGGTTAGAGAGGTCTTCAAGATTTCTAAAATCGGAACAGTGGCAGGATCTTATGTACTTGATGGATATATCACCAGAAAGAATAAAATCAGAGTCATCCGAGATGGTATCGTGATCCATGAAGGAGAGATTGACCAGTTGAAACGATTCAAAGATGATGTCGCTGAGGTGAAAGCTGGATATGAATGTGGTATCTCTATTAAGAATTTCAACAACATCGAGATCGATGATACGATCGAAGGTTACGAAATGAGAGAAATCAAGCGTAAAAAATAA
- the nusA gene encoding transcription termination factor NusA: MDAKILIESFAEFARSKNVDRPTMIRILEDVFRAMIRKKFENDENFDVTINADKGDLEIFRIREIVDDNSEDIWDFDKISLTEARKIEPDFEIGEEVYEKIELEEFGRRAVQMARQTLIQRIKDLEKDILYNKYEEQVGEIVSAEVYQILGREVLLMDNEGNELILPKGEQIPKDRFRKGDAVKAIVHRVDMMNGNPKIILSRTSPVFLERLFENEVPEVYDGLITIVKIVREPGERAKVAVESYDDRIDPVGACVGMKGSRIHAVVRELQNENIDVINFTDNLDLYVTRALSPAKVSSITADQETKRISVFLKPDQVSLAIGKGGYNIKLASKLVGYEIDVFRELNEYEEEDVDLVEFTDEIDGWIIEELKKTGLDTAKSVLTLSKEDLLRRTELEEETIDEIFRILRQEFEQ; the protein is encoded by the coding sequence ATGGATGCCAAAATCTTAATAGAATCCTTCGCAGAGTTTGCGAGATCTAAAAATGTGGATCGACCTACCATGATCCGTATCCTGGAAGATGTGTTCAGAGCAATGATTCGAAAGAAGTTTGAGAATGACGAAAACTTCGATGTAACCATCAATGCGGATAAAGGTGACCTTGAGATTTTCAGAATTAGGGAAATCGTAGATGACAATTCTGAGGATATTTGGGACTTCGATAAAATCAGTCTTACTGAAGCCAGAAAGATTGAACCTGATTTCGAAATAGGTGAAGAAGTGTACGAGAAAATTGAACTGGAAGAATTTGGAAGAAGAGCTGTGCAAATGGCTCGTCAGACATTGATTCAGAGAATTAAGGATCTTGAAAAAGATATCTTATATAATAAATATGAAGAGCAGGTAGGAGAAATTGTTTCTGCTGAGGTCTATCAGATCTTAGGTAGAGAAGTTCTTCTGATGGATAATGAAGGAAATGAGTTGATTTTACCTAAAGGAGAACAAATTCCCAAGGATCGATTCAGAAAAGGGGATGCTGTAAAAGCGATTGTCCACCGAGTGGATATGATGAATGGCAATCCAAAAATCATATTATCCAGAACTTCACCTGTATTTTTGGAACGTTTATTTGAAAATGAGGTTCCAGAAGTTTATGATGGATTGATCACGATTGTGAAAATCGTTCGTGAACCGGGAGAAAGAGCTAAAGTAGCTGTTGAATCCTATGACGATAGAATTGATCCAGTGGGTGCTTGCGTTGGAATGAAAGGTTCCAGAATCCATGCTGTAGTAAGAGAGCTTCAAAATGAAAACATTGATGTAATCAACTTCACGGATAATTTGGACCTTTATGTCACCAGAGCATTGAGCCCAGCAAAAGTATCTTCGATTACAGCTGACCAGGAAACAAAAAGAATTTCTGTTTTCTTGAAGCCAGACCAAGTATCTCTAGCAATCGGAAAAGGTGGCTATAATATTAAATTGGCCAGTAAATTGGTAGGATATGAGATTGATGTCTTCCGTGAACTCAATGAATATGAGGAAGAGGATGTTGATCTGGTAGAATTCACCGATGAAATTGATGGCTGGATTATCGAAGAATTGAAAAAAACTGGTTTGGATACCGCAAAAAGTGTCTTAACCCTCAGTAAGGAGGATTTACTCCGAAGAACTGAACTTGAGGAGGAAACAATTGATGAAATTTTCCGAATCCTCAGACAAGAATTTGAACAATAA
- a CDS encoding ribosome maturation factor RimP has protein sequence MSELKQAIEEIVEKHLPDESHFVVEVNLVPKSGKTVLSILIDADQGLNVQTCANVSRAVAEELEAKELMSEAYILEVSSPGVDYPLSSRRQFQKNIGRELKVLLTSGQELKGKLLEVDTTGVKMLVKKKEKGKKATEEEVVLSFEEMKKTIVQVSFK, from the coding sequence ATGTCGGAGCTAAAGCAAGCGATTGAGGAGATTGTGGAGAAGCATCTCCCAGATGAAAGTCATTTCGTAGTAGAAGTAAATTTGGTTCCCAAGTCAGGAAAAACCGTCCTCAGTATATTGATTGACGCTGATCAAGGACTTAATGTCCAGACTTGTGCAAATGTAAGTAGAGCAGTGGCCGAAGAATTGGAGGCAAAAGAGTTGATGTCGGAAGCTTATATTTTAGAAGTTTCTTCTCCTGGGGTGGATTATCCTTTAAGTAGTAGAAGACAATTTCAAAAAAATATTGGCAGAGAACTGAAAGTCTTATTGACTTCAGGGCAGGAGCTAAAGGGGAAATTATTAGAGGTAGATACTACTGGTGTGAAAATGCTGGTAAAGAAAAAAGAAAAAGGCAAGAAAGCCACAGAAGAGGAAGTAGTACTTTCTTTTGAAGAGATGAAAAAAACAATCGTACAAGTATCTTTTAAATAA
- a CDS encoding rod shape-determining protein: MGLFDFFSSDIAIDLGTANTLIIHKDKIVVDEPSIIAIDKTTNRVLAVGREAMNMHEKTHENIKTIRPLKDGVIADFYAAEQMIRGLIKMIPGQKKGMFPQSHRMVICIPSGITEVEKRAVRDSAEHAGAKEVYMIFEPIAAAIGIGIDIEKPMGSMIVDIGGGTTEIALIALSGIVADQSIRVAGDTFTKDILDYMRRQHNLLIGERSAEKVKIAIGSALTELDEPPEDYEIRGRDLMTGIPKVIKVSYSEIAFALDKSVSKIEEAVLKALEIAPPELSADIYDNGIHLTGGGALLKGLDKRLHQKTKLPIHIAEDPLRAVVRGTGTALKNVHSFRTVLMT, encoded by the coding sequence ATGGGATTATTCGATTTTTTCTCAAGTGATATAGCCATCGATTTAGGCACCGCAAATACACTTATTATCCATAAGGATAAAATTGTAGTCGACGAGCCGTCAATTATTGCAATCGACAAGACAACCAATAGAGTCTTAGCCGTAGGTCGAGAAGCTATGAACATGCATGAAAAAACGCATGAGAACATTAAAACTATTCGTCCCTTAAAAGATGGGGTTATCGCAGATTTCTATGCTGCGGAACAAATGATCCGAGGATTGATCAAAATGATCCCAGGTCAGAAAAAAGGAATGTTCCCTCAATCTCATAGAATGGTTATTTGTATCCCTTCAGGAATTACCGAGGTGGAAAAAAGAGCCGTTCGTGATTCCGCTGAACATGCCGGAGCAAAAGAGGTTTATATGATCTTCGAACCCATTGCCGCTGCTATAGGTATTGGGATTGATATTGAAAAACCAATGGGATCCATGATCGTGGACATTGGAGGAGGAACAACAGAGATTGCCTTGATCGCTTTATCAGGTATTGTAGCTGACCAATCAATCAGAGTGGCAGGTGACACCTTCACGAAAGATATCCTGGACTACATGAGAAGGCAACACAATTTATTGATTGGCGAAAGATCTGCTGAGAAAGTGAAAATTGCTATTGGTTCAGCCCTAACTGAGCTTGATGAGCCACCGGAGGATTATGAAATCCGTGGCCGTGACTTGATGACTGGAATCCCTAAAGTAATTAAGGTTTCTTATTCGGAGATCGCTTTTGCTTTGGACAAATCAGTTTCGAAAATCGAAGAAGCGGTTTTAAAAGCTTTGGAAATCGCACCTCCAGAACTTTCTGCAGATATTTATGATAACGGTATCCACTTAACAGGTGGTGGTGCTTTGCTGAAAGGTCTTGATAAAAGACTTCACCAGAAAACTAAATTGCCGATTCACATCGCAGAAGATCCACTGAGAGCAGTGGTAAGAGGAACAGGTACCGCCTTGAAAAACGTACATAGTTTCAGAACAGTATTGATGACCTAA
- the mreC gene encoding rod shape-determining protein MreC, which yields MLRIFQFLYNLRSFLLFVLLEVLAIWLLVANNSPQGAAFFNSSNAIVGSVLETRSDVVDFFSLAEANDALLEENSRLMKELKLLSSDPDSSMISLDSALSVNYEFRGARVISNSLRFAENHVTINKGENDGIKPGMGIFNEKGVVGRVKSVTGNYAVGFSLLNTDLLTSSIIKSTGDFGSINWDGKDSKIAKMLYVPRHVKAQVGDTVVTSGYGAVFPKGINIGVISKVDQSSDPSYLDIDVTLTTDFSKISYVYIVENNQKEELDSLNNMSNTTNEF from the coding sequence ATGCTACGCATATTTCAATTCCTTTATAACTTAAGGTCTTTTCTTTTGTTTGTTTTGCTTGAAGTGCTGGCAATCTGGTTACTTGTCGCGAATAATTCCCCTCAGGGAGCTGCTTTTTTTAATAGTTCCAATGCAATAGTTGGTTCAGTTTTAGAAACTAGATCCGATGTCGTGGACTTCTTTTCACTGGCTGAAGCTAACGATGCATTGTTAGAGGAGAATTCACGTCTGATGAAAGAATTAAAACTTCTGAGTTCGGATCCAGACAGCAGCATGATTTCTTTGGATTCTGCGCTTTCTGTCAATTATGAATTCAGAGGAGCTCGGGTTATTAGCAACTCACTTCGCTTTGCAGAAAACCATGTCACCATAAATAAAGGTGAAAATGATGGAATCAAGCCTGGAATGGGTATTTTCAATGAAAAGGGAGTTGTAGGACGAGTAAAATCAGTAACAGGAAATTATGCAGTGGGTTTTTCTCTTTTGAATACCGACTTATTAACCTCCTCGATCATCAAATCCACAGGAGATTTTGGCTCAATCAATTGGGATGGGAAAGACTCTAAAATTGCCAAAATGCTTTATGTGCCAAGGCATGTAAAAGCACAAGTAGGCGATACAGTTGTTACCTCAGGATATGGCGCTGTTTTTCCAAAAGGAATTAATATCGGTGTTATTTCAAAAGTAGACCAATCAAGTGACCCTAGCTATTTAGATATCGATGTCACTTTGACTACAGACTTTAGTAAGATTTCCTACGTTTACATCGTAGAGAACAACCAAAAAGAAGAGCTTGATTCATTAAACAACATGTCAAACACCACGAATGAATTTTAG